In a single window of the Hydrogenobaculum sp. 3684 genome:
- a CDS encoding glutaredoxin domain-containing protein, producing MSIFTKISTLGAVWVALELVMGVFHKSVCTSSGCTIAASYNRYPEFIMLTIGLLLFIVLGILKEKKKEKLLDIILIGALASEGYLQGFEIFVAHTFCIFCTVTFLIILILFIIRVKENKDILLKGLSAFLFVFVTVFLVNNPTLEIKHQYTLLYLPGCPHCEHTEKFLDDIHVKYDKINASHHKGLIMSMGIDEVPVLFVREPYGYKILVGSDSIESFFKNPTKSLQNQIANPPTSNSNSFNIGGGCQLNSIFGSNCSK from the coding sequence ATGAGCATATTTACAAAAATATCAACCTTGGGTGCTGTATGGGTGGCGCTAGAACTCGTAATGGGGGTTTTCCATAAAAGCGTATGCACAAGCTCAGGATGTACAATAGCAGCTTCTTACAACAGATATCCAGAATTTATAATGCTTACAATAGGACTTTTGCTTTTTATAGTTTTGGGGATTTTAAAAGAAAAAAAGAAAGAAAAACTATTAGACATCATATTAATAGGAGCTTTGGCTTCTGAGGGCTATCTGCAGGGCTTTGAAATATTTGTAGCTCATACATTTTGTATATTTTGCACAGTAACATTTTTAATAATACTTATTCTTTTTATAATAAGAGTAAAGGAAAACAAAGATATACTCTTGAAAGGGCTTAGTGCTTTTTTATTTGTATTTGTAACGGTTTTTTTAGTCAACAACCCCACTTTAGAGATAAAACACCAATACACGCTCTTATACCTTCCAGGGTGTCCTCATTGTGAACATACAGAAAAGTTTTTAGACGATATACACGTTAAATACGATAAGATAAACGCTTCTCATCACAAAGGACTTATCATGTCTATGGGTATAGATGAAGTACCGGTGCTTTTTGTAAGAGAGCCTTACGGTTATAAAATACTTGTTGGTTCAGATAGCATAGAGTCGTTTTTTAAAAATCCTACAAAAAGCCTACAAAACCAAATAGCCAACCCACCTACTTCAAATAGTAACAGCTTTAACATAGGAGGTGGATGTCAGTTAAATAGTATATTTGGAAGTAATTGTAGCAAATAA